The following are encoded in a window of Syngnathus scovelli strain Florida chromosome 4, RoL_Ssco_1.2, whole genome shotgun sequence genomic DNA:
- the nav2a gene encoding neuron navigator 2 isoform X5, whose translation MKLIYTDWANHYLAKSGHKRLIKDLQTDVADGVLLAEIIQVVANEKIDDINGCPKSRSQMIENIDVCLSFLAAKGVNTQGLSSEEIRNGNLKAILGLFFSLSRFKQQQQQQQSQRHNPQPAPAPTSQPRTLHPVLSQQSSAPAQLSQSPHGTPTPAVQKAAQAEMQSRIGSQSKLLKFSLGQKKTSRLPGPSARVSTAGGDIAPRGSVGGAGNRRSQAFNDKTKGSSPLNRDSSDGMASPPSLITNENAAFPSVTVGSSVSIPATSASSLPSTAIPHPGSNSKPWRNKSMSSKHASQAASSTSGSPSAMQSTKQDKETSSKATLGSEAPPKVVTQKSMLEKLKLFNSKGGSKSSSSSNGGSDNAAPGGQVEKAEIGSNTDPFEEDDGNLRPGTNGTSNATTASSPKIALRGIAQRTFSRALTAKKSSAKAPEKDKERAKEKEKGKEVGKRLSMQDRTEFRGEELKEEITPVAGDMDNTNKKTSKIASFIPKGGKVAKKESSASAHSGIPKPGGKIPGIGGKASSAGTKEERPRSVRLGGVPAPHRGHPEKDSKSSTSSLHEGKAGSAPSPGGNNTQSTASNTVSVQLPQTQQHHTHPNMATVAPFMYRSQTEGEEVLSSESSSGGRGGDIAFSKTNQTSIEDLSGEDPETRRLRTVKNIADLRQNLEETMSSLRGTQVTHSTLETTFDGSVTTDISGGSNSSAGGKSILSLTSARPSLSSWRLGQSSPRLQAGDAPSTGNGYAGRVAGGQTGRYLYPGHLRRQLAGRSGGLCGGDLADRPGEDVDLDGLAMEVTGYMSDGDVLSKNASRTDDVTSGYMTDGGLGLYTRRLNRLPDSMSAVRETLHRNAASGQGDADSWDDSSSVSSGISDNIDTDDINTSSSISSYANTPAAQRKGLSTQPVTDAEKHSVSTAVHQAWSGDEVKRPDGGSNSGVKMEPGSKWSRRNTSDISDESDKGGSGRKSASVSHTGSWRRGMSTQVGVTPPRTKSTSGTCSSSAVTVKTHTSGKTDDVKVSEKGRLSPRSNGLNSDAADEAKKQSVSTSHTATPSSLTHTHSEPQTHQRAPTSTFGFKKQGHGMVAMVTASGATVTSGSATLGKIPKAGVRSLVGLKAGGQDGGLLLGHHDDSFLPASARSTLQYRSLPRPGRSGSAARNGNRSSTSSIEAAVLSVTSHGKNAFGITKANGGPLANQTDREKGVSDIDNFRSGGSATVPLTGRQQVSSPTLRRLFGGKSSKQAPVITADNMKNSTVISNPHATMSHVTTMSESADGGLDSETISPMFGGRAPTSATGTLGSEQASSPGSIYSSTGPSNSLTWGTTFSTFSSSSAQSRESTLGGHGGAGSVGYPSVSSMHTSSESIDMSLGSAGGGHGGHREDTLSALGRAGSVKTGVSESPLSSPSASPKFSRNTLPRKQDSGPLCGRNTLPKKGLRYGPPPQLRSHEEGRDWLRSHSTSGLQESASNSPFSPGSSLTSPSGTRFNFGQLASSPTSTAQINLTGQRNNSLTNQDVTFDPCSDNRLRNSCMSLDEKTRTMSRSGSFRDGFEEVHGSSLSLVSSTSSMYSTNEEKSQSEIRKLRRELDASQEKVSALTTQLSANAHLVAAFEQSLGNMTIRLKSLTLTAEQKDSELNELRRTIELLKKQNAVAQAAINGVINTPELTSKVERTGSSNGSVHHQQQQQKQPDLRIRRQHSSDSVSSVASATSHSSVGSNMDADAKNKKKNKKNWLRSSFKQAFSKKKSPKSASSHSDIEEMTDSSLPSSPKLPHNGTGATNHMLRNTHSNSLLSECLDSEAETVMQLRSELREKEMKLTDIRLEALSSAHQLDQLREAMNRMQLEIEKLKAENDRLKLENQGSRTGSQVSISSSPPPHTHSQQAPGANVGISQHSLNLATSESTSLDMLLDDTGGEGGVRKEGRRVKIVVSLDGDALWPQEARSPSFLIGCIGVSGKTKWDVLDGVVRRLFKEYITHVDPVSQLGLSTDSVEGYNIGDIHRPRSPGAAHTPELLPCGYLVGDSNTINIQLKGASSDSVDSLVFDTLIPKPMLQRYVSLLREHRRVILSGPSGTGKTYLANQLSQHLLLLEGRPLTPHAIVTFNVDHKSSKELRQYLSGLAEQCSGVLGEESPLVVILDNLHHVSSLSEIFNGVFNSSHKHSPYIIGTMSQATSSAPNLQLHHNFRWVLCANHTEPVKGFLGRFLRRKLIEVEIGSRTRNVELVKIIEWIPRVWQHLNRFLEMHSSSDVTIGPRLFLSCPIDVEGSRVWFTDLWNYSIIPYMLEAVREGLQLYGRRAAWEDPASWVIDTYPWSATPAPADWPPLLQLRPEDVGFDGYSAPREGVRKEPPQSDSDADPLMNMLMRLKEAATSSSPQSYDSDSNSNSHQDDILDTSLESTL comes from the exons ACTTCCCGGCCCCTCGGCGAGGGTGTCCACTGCAGGCGGTGACATCGCTCCACGAGGCTCGGTCGGCGGCGCCGGAAACAGACGCAGCCAGGCCTTCAACGACAAGACCAAAGGCAGCTCGCCGCTCAACAGAG attcctCAGATGGAATGGCCTCTCCGCCATCGCTGATAACAAATGAAAACGCGGCATTCCCTTCGGTGACCGTCGGCTCCTCCGTCAGCATCCCCGCCACCTCCGCTTCGTCATTGCCCTCCACCGCCATTCCCCACCCGGGCAGCAACAGCAAGCCCTGGAGGAACAAGTCCATGAGTTCCAAGCACGCCTCTCAAGCTGCCTCCTCCACCAGCGGTTCACCGTCCGCCATGCAATCAACAAAGCAGGACAAGGAGACCTCCTCTAAGGCTACTTTGGGATCTGAAGCTCCTCCTAAAGTTGTCACGCAAAAGTCAATGTTAGAGAAGCTTAAGCTCTTTAACAGCAAGGGAGGATCTaaatcctcctcctcgtccaatGGAGGAAGTGACAACGCTGCGCCCGGCGGGCAGGTGGAGAAAGCTGAGATTGGCTCAAACACCGACCCCTTCGAGGAAGATGACGGCAACCTCCGCCCGGGAACCAACGGAACCTCTAACGCCACTACTGCCAGCAGCCCCAAAATTGCCTTGAGAGGAATTGCCCAGCGTACTTTCAGCAGGGCTCTGACTGCCAAAAAGAGTTCCGCCAAAGCCCCCGAAAAAGACAAGGAGCGGGCCAAGGAGAAGGAGAAAGGGAAGGAAGTCGGGAAACGGCTCTCCATGCAGGACAGAACAGAATTCAGGGGAGAGGAGCTGAAGGAGGAAATAACACCTGTTGCTGGAGATATggacaacacaaacaaaaagaccTCAAAAATTGCCAGCTTCATTCCCAAAGGGGGGAAAGTTGCCAAAAAGGAGAGCTCCGCCTCTGCACACAGCGGAATACCAAAGCCAGGAGGCAAAATCCCAGGAATTGGCGGGAAAGCCTCTTCAGCGGGGACGAAAGAGGAGAGACCACGAAGCGTGAGGCTCGGCGGGGTTCCGGCTCCTCACCGAGGTCATCCGGAAAAGGACAGCAAAAGCTCTACCTCCAGCCTGCACGAAGGGAAGGCAGGCTCCGCCCCCTCGCCCGGAGGAAACAACACGCAGAGCACGGCCAGCAACACAGTCAGCGTGCAGCTACCTCAGACCCAACAGCACCACACCCACCCCAACATGGCCACCGTGGCACCTTTCATGTACAG ATCCCAAACTGAGGGTGAAGAAGTTTTGAGCAGTGAATCCAGCTCAGGAGGAAGAGGCGGGGATATTGCCTTCAGCAAAACCAACCAGACCTCCATCGAGGACCTTTCGG GGGAAGACCCAGAGACGAGGAGATTGCGGACTGTTAAAAACATTGCGGACCTGCGCCAGAACTTGGAGGAGACCATGTCCAGCCTGCGGGGAACTCAGGTCACACACAG CACCTTGGAAACCACTTTTGATGGCAGCGTCACCACCGACATCAGCGGTGGCAGCAACAGCAGCGCAGGGGGGAAAAGCATCTTAAGTCTCACCTCCGCCAGACCCTCCTTGTCGTCATGGCGACTGGGTCAATCCAGCCCTCGCCTCCAAGCCGGCGACGCCCCTTCCACGGGGAACGGATACGCCGGCCGCGTGGCGGGTGGCCAAACCGGACGCTACTTGTACCCGGGGCATCTCAGGCGGCAGCTAGCCGGAAGGAGCGGGGGCCTCTGCGGCGGGGACCTCGCCGACAGACCCGGGGAGGACGTGGACCTTGATGGGCTCGCCATGGAGGTCACCGGATACATGAGCGATGGAGATGTTCTGAGCAAGAACGCATCTCGCACCGATGATGTCACCAGTGG CTACATGACGGATGGAGGTTTGGGTTTGTACACGCGCCGTTTGAACCGACTGCCTGACAGCATGTCGGCCGTTCGGGAGACCTTGCATCGAAACGCGGCGTCCGGCCAGGGAGATGCCGACAG TTGGGATGACAGCAGCTCGGTGAGCAGCGGCATCAGCGACAACATCGACACAGATGACATCAACACCAGCTCGTCCATCTCCTCCTATGCTAACACACCTGCCGCGCAGCGCAAAGGCCTTAGCACGCAG CCTGTGACAGATGCCGAGAAGCACTCGGTGTCCACAGCGGTCCACCAGGCCTGGTCTGGAGACGAGGTGAAGAGGCCAGACGGAGGGTCGAACAGCGGGGTCAAAATGGAGCCGGGCTCCAAGTGGAGCCGCCGCAACACCTCTGACATCTCGGATGAGTCCGATAAGGGCGGATCGGGAAGGAAGAGCGCTTCTGTGTCCCACACGGGGTCCTGGAGGAGAGGAATGAGCACACAAGTGGGGGTGACGCCTCCTCGGACCAAAAGCACGAGTGGCACGTGCTCCTCGAGCGCCGTCACGGTCAAAACCCATACTTCAG GTAAAACAGATGACGTCAAGGTTTCAGAAAAGGGACGTCTCTCTCCACGTTCCAACGGCCTCAACTCTGACGCCGCCGACGAAGCAAAGAAACAATCGGTCTCTACCAGCCACACAGCGACGCCCAGCTCCCTCACGCACACTCATTCCGAGCCCCAGACACACCAACGCGCACCAACTAGCACATTTGGCTTCAAGAAACAAGGCCATGGCATGGTCGCCATGGTAACCGCCAGCGGCGCCACCGTTACCAGTGGCTCAGCCACTCTGGGGAAAATTCCCAAAGCCGGTGTTCGCTCACTGGTCGGATTGAAGGCGGGCGGGCAGGACGGGGGCTTGCTTCTCGGCCACCACGACGACAGCTTCCTCCCCGCCAGCGCCCGCTCCACCCTTCAGTACCGAAGCCTCCCGAGACCCGGCCGCTCGGGTTCGGCCGCCCGCAACGGAAACCGCTCATCCACCAGCAGCATCGAAGCCGCCGTGCTCTCGGTCACGTCGCATGGGAAAAATGCGTTCGGCATCACCAAGGCCAACGGGGGTCCGTTGGCCAATCAGACCGATCGGGAGAAGGGCGTCTCGGATATTGACAACTTCAGGAGCGGAGGATCAGCAACCGTTCCTCTTACGGGAAGGCAGCAGGTTTCGTCGCCAACACTGCGCAG GTTGTTTGGTGGCAAGAGCAGCAAACAGGCTCCGGTCATCACGGCGGACAACATGAAGAACTCCACCGTTATCTCCAACCCGCATGCTACCATGAGTCACGTGACCACCATGAGCGAGTCTGCCGATGGAGGGCTGGACAGCGAGACCATCAGCCCGATGTTCGGAGGCAGAGCACCCACGTCCGCCACTGGCACGCTGGGCAGCGAACAG GCGTCCAGTCCAGGCTCAATCTACTCCTCCACCGGCCCCTCCAACAGTCTAACGTGGGGCACAACATTCTCCACATTCAGCAGCTCCTCGGCCCAGAGCAGGGAGAGCACGCTAGGTGGGCACGGCGGTGCGGGCAGTGTGGGTTACCCGTCTGTCAGCAGTATGCACACGAGCAGCGAGTCCATTGACATGAGCCTGGGTAGTGCTGGAGGAGGTCACGGGGGTCACAGGGAGGACACCCTGTCCGCCTTGGGCCGCGCTGGCAGCGTCAAGACGGGCGTGTCGGAAAG CCCGCTCTCCTCCCCGTCCGCTAGCCCTAAATTCAGCCGAAACACTCTGCCTCGGAAACAGGACAG TGGGCCACTCTGTGGCAGAAACACTCTGCCTAAGAAGGGACTCAG GTACGGCCCGCCCCCTCAACTGCGAAGCCACGAGGAGGGCCGTGATTGGCTGCGTTCTCACTCCACTAGTGGGCTGCAGGAATCGGCCAGTAACTCTCCCTTTTCCCCCGGCTCCAGTCTCACCTCCCCTTCAGGGACGCGCTTCAATTTCGGACAGCTTG CGTCAAGCCCGACCTCGACAGCTCAGATCAATCTGACCGGTCAGCGTAACAACAGCCTGACCAACCAGGATGTCACCTTTGACCCCTGCAGCGACAACCGCCTGAGAAACTCTTGCATGTCCCTCGACGAGAAGACTCGCACCATGAGCCGCTCGGGCTCTTTCCGCGACGGATTCGAGGAAG TTCATGGCTCGTCCCTCTCTCTGGTCTCCAGCACCTCCTCCATGTACTCCACG AATGAGGAGAAATCTCAGTCTGAG ATCCGCAAGTTACGCCGGGAGCTAGATGCCTCCCAAGAGAAAGTTTCCGCCCTGACGACACAGTTGAGCGCCAAC GCTCACCTGGTGGCGGCGTTCGAGCAGAGTTTGGGCAACATGACCATCAGGTTGAAGAGTCTCACCTTGACGGCTGAGCAAAAG GATTCTGAGCTGAACGAGCTGAGGAGGACCATCGAGCTGCTGAAGAAGCAGAACGCTGTCGCTCAAGCCGCCATCAACGGGGTCATCAACACACCTGAGCTTACATCCAAAGTGGAAAGGACAG GTAGCAGTAACGGCAGCGTTCAtcatcagcagcaacagcagaagCAACCAGATCTACGAATCAGGAGGCAGCATTCCTCCGACAGCGTCAGCAGCGTAGCTAGCGCCACCAGCCATTCCAGCGTGGGCTCCAACATGGACGCCGATGCTAAaaataagaagaaaaacaagaagAATTGG CTGCGAAGCTCCTTCAAACAGGCGTTCAGCAAGAAGAAATCTCCCAAATCAGCTTCATCCCACTCGGACATCGAGGAGATGACGGATTCTTCGCTGCCCTCCTCTCCTAAACTGCCTCACAACGGGACCGGCGCGACCAACCACATGCTCAGGAACACACACTCCAATTCGCT ATTGTCTGAATGTTTGGACAGCGAGGCGGAGACCGTAATGCAGCTGCGGAGTGAGCTCAGGGAGAAGGAGATGAAACTGACAGATATCCGCCTGGAAGCGCTCAGCTCCGCCCATCAGCTCGACCAGCTACGAGAGGCCATGAACCGAATGCAG CTGGAGATTGAGAAGCTGAAGGCGGAGAATGATCGTTTGAAGTTGGAGAATCAAGGAAGCAGGACGGGCTCCCAAGTGTCCATCTCCTCGTCCCCTCCCCCTCATACGCACAGCCAGCAGGCTCCTGGAGCCAATGTGGGGATCTCACAGCACAGTCTGAACTTGGCTACCAGCGAATCCACCAGTCTTG ACATGCTGTTGGATGACACGGGTGGAGAGGGAGGTGTGAGGAAAGAAGGTCGCCGCGTGAAGATCGTCGTCAGCCTTGACGGCGACGCTTTGTGGCCGCAG GAGGCGCGCTCTCCGAGCTTTCTGATCGGGTGCATCGGTGTCAGCGGCAAGACCAAATGGGACGTGTTGGACGGAGTGGTCCGACGTCTTTTCAAA GAGTATATCACCCACGTGGACCCGGTAAGCCAGCTGGGCCTTAGCACAGACAGCGTGGAGGGATACAACATCGGAGACATCCATAGGCCTCGGAGCCCCGGCGCCGCTCACACCCCCGAGCTGCTACCTTGTGGCTACCTGGTCGGAGACAGCAACACCATCAACATCCAGCTCAAAG GCGCGAGCAGTGACAGCGTGGACTCGCTGGTGTTCGACACGCTCATCCCAAAACCGATGCTGCAGCGCTACGTCTCCCTGCTGAGGGAGCACCGCAGGGTCATCCTGTCGGGCCCCAGCGGCACAGGAAAGACGTACCTGGCCAATCAGCTTTCTCAACACCTACTGCTACTCGAGGGCCGACCTCTGACCCCTCACGCCATCGTCACGTTCAACGTGGATCACAAATCCAGCAAG GAGCTCCGGCAGTATCTGTCGGGATTAGCCGAGCAGTGCAGCGGGGTGTTGGGTGAGGAGAGCCCTCTAGTGGTCATCCTGGACAACCTGCACCACGTCAGCTCACTCAGCGAGATCTTCAACGGCGTCTTTAACAGCAGCCACAAGCACAG CCCGTATATCATCGGCACCATGAGTCAAGCTACCTCGTCTGCGCCCAACTTGCAACTTCACCACAACTTCAG GTGGGTGCTGTGCGCCAACCACACGGAGCCGGTCAAAGGCTTCCTGGGACGCTTCCTTCGGAGGAAGCTGATCGAGGTGGAAATTGGCAGCCGAACGCGTAACGTGGAGCTGGTGAAGATCATCGAGTGGATCCCGAGGGTGTGGCAACATCTCAACCGGTTCCTGGAGATGCACAGCTCCTCGgatgtgaccatag GTCCTCGTCTCTTCCTGTCCTGTCCGATTGACGTGGAGGGATCCAGGGTTTGGTTCACTGATCTCTGGAATTACTCCATCATTCCGTACATGCtggaggctgttcgagaaggacTGCAG TTGTATGGCCGGAGAGCCGCGTGGGAGGACCCCGCCTCCTGGGTGATCGACACCTACCCGTGGTCAGCTACGCCCGCTCCAGCCGATTGGCCCCCGTTGCTGCAGCTGAGACCAGAAGACGTGGGCTTCGATGGCTACTCGGCCCCGAGAGAAGGAGTCCGGAAAGAGCCGCCTCAAAGCGACAGTGACGCAGACCCGTTG ATGAACATGCTGATGCGCCTGAAGGAGGCCGCCACGTCGTCAAGCCCTCAGAGCTACGACAGCGACTCCAACAGCAACAGCCACCAGGACGACATCTTGGACACGTCGCTGGAGTCCACCCTGTGA